The following proteins are encoded in a genomic region of Clostridium kluyveri:
- a CDS encoding sigma-70 family RNA polymerase sigma factor, whose product MICDFKKDAFVDKHREIKEYENYDLQKIFELKALLKKAKNGESSAVKEICIRFNGMIINMCRAFYIKGYTMEDMIQEGRLSLIKAVGSYDLSSEYPFTSYARSAILKNFYYKIRSSTKKVNCCSIYSCNKEGNELIDIIPSCENIEEDFMGKQWRIQLKNAVGKLARKEKKIIIWCYVENKSLKEYAAKKDITYKRAVCRRKRALYNLRKYLEDYI is encoded by the coding sequence ATGATATGTGATTTCAAAAAGGATGCGTTTGTAGATAAGCACCGTGAAATCAAAGAATATGAAAACTATGATTTACAGAAAATATTTGAATTGAAAGCATTATTGAAAAAAGCAAAAAATGGTGAAAGCTCTGCAGTAAAAGAAATATGCATAAGGTTTAATGGAATGATTATAAATATGTGCAGAGCCTTTTATATAAAGGGATATACCATGGAAGACATGATACAGGAGGGCAGATTATCTCTTATAAAAGCTGTCGGCAGTTATGATTTGAGTTCAGAGTATCCCTTTACTTCTTATGCCAGGAGTGCAATTTTGAAAAATTTCTACTACAAGATAAGAAGCAGTACCAAAAAAGTCAACTGCTGCAGTATTTACAGTTGTAATAAAGAAGGAAATGAACTCATAGATATTATACCATCTTGTGAAAATATTGAGGAGGATTTTATGGGGAAGCAGTGGAGGATTCAACTGAAGAATGCTGTGGGAAAGCTGGCAAGGAAGGAGAAAAAAATAATAATCTGGTGTTATGTAGAAAATAAAAGCTTAAAGGAATATGCAGCAAAAAAAGATATAACTTATAAGAGGGCAGTGTGCAGAAGGAAAAGAGCTCTTTATAATTTAAGAAAATATTTAGAGGATTATATATAA
- a CDS encoding DUF2922 domain-containing protein, whose amino-acid sequence MTRVLTMTFLTEEGKKTSIRVSNVKENLTDQEVKTAMETIIEKNIFTSKSGELKSIDSAHVEESSTTEIEVK is encoded by the coding sequence ATGACAAGAGTATTGACCATGACTTTTTTAACTGAAGAAGGTAAAAAAACTTCTATAAGAGTTTCAAATGTGAAGGAGAATTTAACGGATCAGGAAGTAAAAACTGCCATGGAAACAATTATTGAGAAAAATATATTCACTTCAAAAAGTGGAGAGTTAAAATCTATAGATTCAGCCCATGTAGAGGAAAGTTCAACTACAGAAATTGAAGTGAAATAG
- a CDS encoding DUF1659 domain-containing protein: MAANATLMGTSIVFSYKDGLDAEGKDIIKKQTFSNIKITASSQDIYDAAEKIETLLGKTIEEIVRKDESVVTNV, translated from the coding sequence ATGGCTGCTAATGCAACTTTAATGGGAACTTCTATAGTGTTTAGTTATAAGGATGGATTGGATGCTGAAGGAAAAGATATAATCAAAAAGCAAACTTTTTCAAATATAAAAATAACTGCTTCTTCTCAGGATATTTACGATGCAGCAGAAAAAATAGAAACCCTTCTTGGAAAGACCATAGAGGAAATTGTAAGAAAGGATGAAAGTGTTGTAACAAACGTTTAG
- a CDS encoding CpsD/CapB family tyrosine-protein kinase has translation MEKPNIVTVKDPKAPISEAYRTLRTNIQFSSFDKKIQTIMLTSSGPGEGKSTTCSNLAVVMAESGASTILVDCDQRKPRLHKIFFVSNDKGLSDVLVGKVEFEEAVKKTQIENLKLLTSGTIPPNPSELMASKKMENFLESLKDKFDYIIMDTPPVVAVTDAQLLSRYADGCILIAASSQVEREAAIRAKELLLKVNANILGVVLNKLEIKEKGYYGYYYQYYYGEDGKSSSSKKKNRERIRKK, from the coding sequence ATGGAAAAACCCAATATTGTTACAGTGAAAGATCCCAAAGCTCCTATTTCAGAAGCTTATAGAACTTTAAGAACCAATATTCAATTCTCTTCTTTTGATAAAAAGATACAGACCATAATGCTTACCAGTTCCGGTCCCGGAGAAGGAAAGTCTACAACTTGTTCCAATCTTGCAGTAGTTATGGCAGAATCAGGAGCCAGCACTATTTTAGTAGATTGTGATCAAAGAAAACCAAGGTTACATAAAATATTTTTTGTTTCAAATGACAAGGGTCTGTCTGATGTTTTAGTGGGAAAGGTTGAATTTGAAGAAGCAGTTAAAAAAACTCAAATAGAAAATTTAAAACTTTTAACTTCAGGAACAATACCTCCAAATCCTTCAGAACTTATGGCTTCTAAAAAAATGGAAAATTTTCTTGAAAGCTTAAAGGATAAATTTGATTACATAATAATGGATACCCCTCCTGTAGTAGCGGTAACAGATGCCCAGCTTTTATCCCGTTATGCAGATGGCTGTATTTTGATAGCAGCTTCTTCCCAGGTGGAAAGAGAAGCGGCAATCAGGGCAAAAGAACTTCTGTTAAAGGTAAATGCCAATATATTAGGAGTTGTATTGAATAAGCTTGAAATAAAAGAAAAAGGTTACTATGGCTATTACTATCAATACTACTATGGTGAAGATGGTAAATCAAGTTCTTCAAAAAAGAAAAATAGGGAAAGAATACGTAAAAAGTAA
- a CDS encoding tyrosine-protein phosphatase — translation MIDIHSHILPGVDDGSKSIEETLKMLELTKMDGVNTIVATPHFYRGYYENNYEDIVKLGQQVKTAAKKENINMDIVLGQEVFLDKCTLEDYKSGRIACIEKTNYMLVELPMIFMPKDALDIIYELEIRGVRPILAHPERYRYIIDNPSKINQFLYEKCLLQINTGSIKGLFGKKVKKTAELLIKNEVCSFIASDTHSTGHRTPGISEALGIACEFNSNICEQVKSNCRKLLHNEFIELPGSRVKERKSIFEFLKNRSTI, via the coding sequence ATGATAGATATACACAGCCATATACTTCCCGGTGTAGACGATGGTTCAAAATCTATAGAAGAAACCCTGAAAATGCTTGAGCTCACAAAAATGGATGGAGTAAACACCATAGTGGCAACTCCACATTTTTATAGAGGATACTATGAAAATAATTATGAGGATATAGTCAAATTAGGTCAGCAGGTAAAAACTGCAGCAAAAAAAGAAAATATAAATATGGATATTGTTTTAGGACAGGAAGTATTTTTAGACAAGTGTACCCTGGAGGATTATAAATCTGGCAGAATAGCATGTATTGAAAAAACCAATTATATGTTGGTGGAGCTTCCCATGATATTTATGCCAAAGGATGCCCTGGATATTATATACGAACTTGAAATTAGGGGAGTACGGCCAATTTTGGCTCATCCAGAAAGGTACAGATATATTATAGATAATCCATCTAAAATAAACCAATTTTTATACGAGAAGTGTTTACTGCAAATAAATACAGGAAGTATTAAGGGCCTTTTTGGAAAAAAGGTAAAAAAGACTGCAGAACTTCTAATAAAAAATGAAGTTTGCAGCTTTATAGCTTCTGATACCCACTCTACAGGGCACAGGACTCCCGGTATTAGTGAAGCTTTAGGAATTGCCTGTGAGTTTAACAGTAATATATGTGAACAGGTAAAAAGTAATTGCAGAAAATTATTACACAATGAATTTATAGAACTTCCAGGCAGTAGAGTAAAAGAAAGAAAAAGTATATTTGAATTTTTAAAAAATAGAAGTACTATTTAA
- a CDS encoding YveK family protein: MQEEITLDLKDFYYILKKRRMLIIIVTLACTLAAGIFSFFIIKPTYEASATIIVGKPKADEKSNTQYNDVMMYQNLVKTYAKIAASNTVMESACNKLKGAIDIEHLKKSVTATPQDNTQILEIKAQSKDPKQAVNIINVVVQAFVSESARVFPTGGDIQIMDKAQFPDKPVKPKKVLNMAVAFFVGLMASVGISFMLEYMDSTIKTEEDIARYLDMPVIGVIPKGEV; encoded by the coding sequence ATGCAGGAAGAAATAACACTTGATCTTAAAGACTTCTATTACATATTGAAAAAGAGAAGGATGCTTATTATAATAGTAACATTAGCATGTACATTGGCAGCAGGCATTTTCAGTTTTTTTATAATAAAGCCTACTTATGAGGCAAGTGCTACGATAATTGTAGGGAAGCCTAAGGCTGATGAAAAGAGTAATACCCAGTACAATGATGTAATGATGTATCAAAATTTAGTAAAAACTTATGCTAAAATTGCAGCATCTAATACTGTTATGGAGAGTGCATGCAATAAATTAAAGGGAGCTATTGATATTGAACACTTAAAGAAAAGTGTTACTGCTACCCCTCAAGACAATACCCAGATTTTAGAAATAAAGGCACAGAGCAAAGATCCAAAACAAGCCGTGAATATAATAAATGTGGTAGTTCAAGCTTTTGTATCTGAATCCGCAAGGGTGTTTCCTACAGGTGGGGATATACAGATTATGGACAAGGCTCAGTTTCCAGACAAGCCTGTAAAACCTAAAAAAGTATTAAATATGGCTGTTGCATTTTTTGTTGGATTGATGGCTTCTGTGGGGATTTCTTTTATGTTGGAATATATGGACAGCACCATAAAGACGGAAGAAGATATAGCAAGATATCTGGATATGCCTGTAATAGGTGTAATACCTAAAGGAGAAGTTTAG
- a CDS encoding DUF2140 domain-containing protein, whose protein sequence is MKKLIKSKRNLALLISILLILLVAIFVKQIFWNSSYSSSEYKFSVQLFDKIIKAQSEGSTAELTKDEVNQIICLYFKEYRKGDLIVKSVEAEPENDSMRFYVPVSYKGFNVLMNSQGNISINDGKLKYTPEYFKAGKITLPKSYILEKLSQKLKNGADVEGNSIAINIKELPVGIKSISVKDKKLLVTLEKREFNIEDMLKGKLSSIKNFIGDSSAIKESSSYTKINSGSNTSKVNEKSTEEDTESKNDTGASSPVSSQKQQALDNVVGGLNAASASVSTGAQKAVISQMISVVSSMKDSSYNPYSEESSVRAAYGQLSQAEKTELKAAVFSNVDTSQASILANMISN, encoded by the coding sequence ATGAAAAAATTAATAAAGAGTAAAAGAAATCTAGCTTTACTTATAAGTATACTTTTGATTTTGTTGGTGGCAATTTTTGTAAAACAGATTTTTTGGAATTCATCCTATAGTTCATCTGAGTATAAATTTTCGGTACAGCTTTTTGACAAAATAATTAAAGCACAGAGTGAAGGCTCTACTGCAGAACTAACAAAAGATGAGGTGAATCAGATCATATGTCTATACTTTAAGGAATATAGGAAAGGTGATCTGATAGTAAAATCGGTAGAGGCAGAACCTGAAAATGACAGCATGAGATTTTATGTACCTGTTAGCTATAAGGGATTTAATGTGCTTATGAATTCTCAGGGAAATATATCCATAAATGATGGAAAACTTAAATATACACCGGAGTATTTTAAAGCAGGTAAAATTACCCTGCCTAAATCCTATATTCTAGAAAAGTTGAGCCAAAAGTTAAAAAATGGGGCAGATGTTGAAGGAAACTCCATAGCAATTAATATTAAAGAACTTCCTGTAGGTATCAAGTCCATAAGTGTGAAAGATAAAAAGCTTCTGGTTACACTGGAAAAAAGAGAATTTAATATTGAAGATATGTTAAAGGGAAAGTTAAGTTCTATAAAAAATTTTATAGGAGATTCTTCTGCTATAAAGGAATCAAGTTCTTATACGAAAATCAATAGTGGAAGTAATACTTCCAAAGTGAATGAAAAAAGCACAGAGGAAGATACTGAAAGCAAAAATGATACTGGTGCATCAAGTCCAGTTTCTTCCCAAAAACAGCAGGCACTTGATAATGTAGTCGGCGGGTTAAATGCAGCTTCAGCTTCTGTCAGTACCGGGGCGCAAAAGGCAGTTATATCACAGATGATATCTGTCGTAAGCAGCATGAAAGACTCGTCTTATAATCCATACTCCGAGGAAAGCAGTGTCAGGGCTGCATATGGACAGTTGTCTCAAGCTGAAAAAACAGAATTAAAGGCGGCTGTATTTTCAAATGTAGACACCTCTCAGGCAAGTATACTGGCAAATATGATTTCAAATTAA
- a CDS encoding cell wall-binding repeat-containing protein: MIKRNKILSNIPLNIFIAFSVVILTTGGVSAASGRLWGQNRYETSAAVSKSGWTTSDYVILASGEGYADALCAAPIAKKYGAPILLTESGNLNQAVKEEITRLKARYIIEIGGTASISQSIEDQLKSMSLDVQRLGGQNRFETSVTVAKALGTIDKVVVTSGYGFADALSIAPIAASQNIPILLTGVDSLPDAVQGYIDENKDSIKDSYIIGGQGVISDSAISTLPQSVRISGQNRFETNVKVLDYFKGSIDFDNLYVVQADGPTGNEFADALSGSALAAKTSSPIILTYNSMYSGTESFIKSNVSKDAIITAIGGAAAVSESLVSSLQQIISQSDSQDPTNPSPGGGGSSSSDDYDTLSSALSKLKTVDTSGMNDTQKEIISDTITAVSKYLADTDYDYSEDAKNIKALYSSLSDSDRNDLQAAVVNSGISTSEVLILSSKFGL; this comes from the coding sequence ATGATTAAGAGAAATAAAATACTTTCAAATATCCCATTAAACATTTTCATTGCATTCTCAGTAGTTATTCTTACAACTGGAGGAGTTTCTGCGGCTTCAGGCAGGTTGTGGGGACAGAATAGATATGAGACATCTGCAGCAGTATCAAAAAGTGGATGGACAACTTCCGATTATGTAATTCTTGCCAGTGGTGAAGGTTATGCGGATGCTCTTTGTGCTGCCCCTATTGCAAAAAAGTACGGTGCACCAATACTTTTAACTGAAAGTGGTAATTTGAACCAGGCAGTAAAGGAGGAAATAACAAGGTTAAAAGCCAGGTACATAATAGAAATAGGTGGAACGGCCTCCATATCACAATCTATTGAAGACCAATTGAAATCCATGTCACTGGATGTTCAGCGTTTAGGTGGACAGAATAGATTTGAAACATCTGTAACTGTTGCTAAAGCTCTTGGAACTATTGACAAAGTAGTAGTGACCTCAGGATATGGCTTTGCAGATGCCCTTTCCATAGCACCTATAGCTGCCAGCCAGAACATTCCAATACTTTTAACTGGAGTAGATTCTCTACCAGATGCAGTACAGGGTTATATAGATGAAAATAAAGATTCCATAAAGGATTCCTACATAATAGGTGGACAGGGTGTTATAAGTGACAGTGCAATTTCAACATTACCTCAATCAGTCAGAATAAGCGGTCAAAATAGATTTGAGACTAATGTAAAGGTACTGGATTATTTTAAGGGCAGTATTGATTTTGATAATTTATATGTAGTTCAAGCTGATGGCCCTACAGGAAATGAATTTGCAGATGCCCTTTCCGGTTCTGCCCTGGCAGCTAAAACCTCTTCACCTATAATATTGACTTACAATAGTATGTACTCAGGAACTGAAAGCTTTATAAAATCCAATGTGTCAAAAGATGCCATTATTACAGCTATTGGAGGAGCTGCAGCCGTTTCGGAAAGTTTAGTAAGTTCACTGCAGCAGATTATATCCCAAAGTGACTCCCAAGATCCTACGAACCCTTCACCAGGTGGGGGGGGAAGCTCATCTTCTGACGATTATGATACTTTGAGTTCAGCTTTGAGCAAACTTAAAACTGTAGATACTTCAGGAATGAATGATACACAAAAAGAAATAATATCAGATACCATAACTGCTGTAAGCAAGTATTTAGCAGATACTGATTATGATTACAGTGAAGATGCGAAAAATATAAAAGCACTTTACAGCAGTCTTTCGGATTCTGATAGAAATGACCTACAAGCTGCTGTGGTAAATTCGGGAATTAGTACTTCAGAAGTTCTTATACTTAGCAGTAAATTTGGATTGTAG
- a CDS encoding cell wall-binding repeat-containing protein, with amino-acid sequence MKKEGKKILSVCSIASLLIAGSAVSTSVKAADSSSIIRIGGTDRYETAAKIAEAGWNSSNYAIVANGEGYADALCAVPLAKANDAPILLTTSSNSLNQNTLNELKNLKVNHVIVVGGTGVVSDSVVDSIKTQVTSDVERLGGQDRYETSVKIAEKLGSTSKIVVASGEGYADALSAAPAAAIEGMPILLTRSTILPDVTSNYITSNSEITKTYVIGGTASVSNSVADSLKSAERFGGADRYETNVDVIEGFASDFKFNNIYAALGNGPIGNEFADALTGGALAAKNKNPLVITGQTLSSSTKQLLKDKVYTNATITVIGGTANISDSLAEEMKDAFGVSPSTGGGGGGGGSSSSGDNITAKWIKTNQNYKNIVSRLNGGDLQNSYFTIADDTTGTVNVELKKNYTSAEDIFNRAQEKYNQTGNIDESEIRQDIANFNERLTSAYSSLTGITANEDTLQDILKNSGSKYINSTDGTLNADEVVDEIINKAGDYDDGNGFDELKEDLTSKVEAYFENHPSKDKTVEVMVEGYVINKVQKGNETLYKASSSTEESAKDLIDLILPTTSATGKYYIYLNNDDYVLVNIALQ; translated from the coding sequence GTGAAGAAAGAAGGTAAGAAAATTTTATCTGTGTGTAGTATAGCATCATTATTGATAGCTGGCTCAGCAGTCTCTACATCTGTAAAAGCTGCGGATTCATCATCTATTATAAGAATAGGTGGAACTGACAGGTATGAAACAGCTGCAAAAATTGCTGAAGCAGGATGGAATTCTTCGAATTATGCAATAGTGGCAAATGGAGAAGGTTATGCAGATGCACTTTGTGCAGTTCCGCTAGCAAAAGCTAATGATGCACCTATATTACTTACCACAAGTAGCAATAGTTTAAATCAAAACACATTAAATGAATTAAAGAATTTAAAAGTTAACCATGTAATTGTAGTTGGCGGAACAGGGGTAGTATCCGACAGTGTAGTAGACAGCATAAAGACACAAGTTACATCTGACGTAGAAAGATTAGGTGGACAAGATAGGTATGAAACCTCTGTAAAAATAGCCGAAAAGCTAGGTTCCACCAGTAAGATAGTTGTTGCAAGTGGAGAAGGATATGCAGATGCACTTTCAGCAGCCCCTGCTGCAGCTATAGAGGGAATGCCGATACTTTTGACAAGAAGCACCATTTTACCTGATGTAACATCAAATTACATAACATCAAATTCTGAAATAACTAAAACTTATGTAATAGGTGGCACTGCTTCTGTAAGTAATTCAGTTGCAGATTCACTTAAATCTGCAGAAAGATTTGGCGGAGCTGATAGATATGAAACAAATGTAGATGTTATAGAAGGATTTGCTTCAGACTTTAAGTTCAACAATATTTATGCAGCACTGGGAAATGGACCGATAGGCAATGAATTTGCAGATGCCCTTACAGGAGGAGCACTGGCTGCCAAGAACAAGAATCCTCTAGTTATAACTGGACAAACATTAAGTTCTTCCACTAAGCAGCTTCTTAAAGATAAGGTATATACAAATGCAACTATAACAGTAATAGGTGGAACAGCTAACATATCTGATTCACTAGCTGAGGAAATGAAAGATGCATTTGGAGTATCACCATCTACCGGCGGCGGTGGCGGCGGCGGTGGCTCAAGCAGCAGCGGAGATAATATTACTGCAAAATGGATAAAGACAAATCAAAATTATAAAAATATTGTCTCTAGACTAAATGGCGGAGATCTTCAAAACAGCTATTTCACAATTGCAGATGACACAACTGGTACTGTAAATGTAGAATTAAAGAAAAATTATACAAGTGCAGAGGATATATTTAACAGAGCACAGGAAAAATATAATCAGACAGGAAATATTGATGAGTCCGAAATCAGACAGGATATTGCAAACTTTAATGAAAGATTAACCAGTGCATATAGCAGCTTAACTGGAATTACAGCAAATGAAGATACTTTGCAGGATATATTGAAAAATTCAGGTTCAAAATATATTAACTCAACTGATGGAACTTTGAATGCAGACGAAGTTGTAGATGAAATAATTAATAAAGCAGGAGATTATGATGATGGTAATGGCTTTGATGAACTTAAAGAAGATTTAACAAGTAAAGTAGAAGCTTATTTTGAAAATCACCCATCAAAAGACAAAACTGTTGAGGTGATGGTTGAAGGATATGTTATAAATAAGGTACAAAAGGGTAATGAAACTTTATACAAAGCTAGTTCTTCAACAGAAGAATCTGCAAAGGATCTAATTGATTTAATATTACCTACAACCTCAGCAACTGGTAAATACTATATATATTTAAATAATGATGACTATGTTTTAGTGAATATTGCTCTTCAATAA